A window of the Sphingobium sp. CAP-1 genome harbors these coding sequences:
- a CDS encoding type II TA system antitoxin MqsA family protein produces MTERRVHPETGKTLRRDVRKQVVAFGSLSRAVDVPGWYPDDESDSIHSGEDLTGSDQALRDLKAAYGAHVRRIRKDKLKLTQEEAGRLIGGGRRAFQKYESGSTSPSDAAVGLIELLDRHPEEVEFLRYIRSTAQAA; encoded by the coding sequence ATGACTGAAAGACGCGTTCATCCCGAGACGGGCAAGACCTTGCGCCGTGATGTTCGGAAGCAAGTCGTGGCTTTCGGGTCTTTGTCGCGCGCAGTGGATGTGCCCGGCTGGTATCCTGACGATGAAAGTGATTCCATCCACAGCGGTGAAGATCTCACCGGGTCTGACCAAGCGCTCCGCGATCTGAAGGCTGCCTATGGTGCCCACGTTCGGAGGATCAGGAAGGACAAGCTGAAACTGACACAGGAGGAGGCGGGACGCCTGATCGGCGGCGGGCGCCGCGCGTTCCAAAAATATGAGAGTGGCTCCACATCGCCTAGTGATGCTGCTGTGGGCCTGATCGAATTGCTCGATCGCCACCCGGAGGAGGTGGAGTTTTTGCGTTACATTCGTTCGACAGCGCAAGCGGCCTGA